From Penicillium psychrofluorescens genome assembly, chromosome: 6, one genomic window encodes:
- a CDS encoding uncharacterized protein (ID:PFLUO_008956-T1.cds;~source:funannotate): protein MVARPVSQMLRSRCLLRRPQNVQAFSTRSNLRSADHGDHYDPPTGWLFGVKPGQKYEKEGWEGVWYWGFIGSMVVAGVAYVFKPDTSIQTWALEEARRRLEAEGILEDPAKVQK from the exons ATGGTGGCTCGACCAGTATCGCAAATGCTCCGCTCTCGGTGCCTGCTCCGAAGGCCCCAGAACGTCCAGGCCTTCTCGACCCGGAGCAACCTGCGCTCCGCGGACCACGGTGACCACTACGACCCCCCAACCGGCTGGCTGTTCGGTGTCAAGCCCGGCCAGAAGTACGAGAAGGAGGGCTGGGAGGGCGTTTGGTACTGGGGATTCATTGGCAGCATGGTTGTTGCTGGCGTCGCATACGTGTTCAAGCCGGACACCTC GATACAAACGTGGGCTCTGGAAGAAGCTCGCCGGCGGCTGGAGGCCGAAGGCATTCTGGAGGATCCGGCCAAGGTCCAGAAATAA
- a CDS encoding uncharacterized protein (ID:PFLUO_008957-T1.cds;~source:funannotate) produces the protein MSANLAQCQTLVRKAVAAGAKALFLPEASDYIGSSAAETVSLARSVEDSEFVLGLQKEAQLKNLHINVGIHEPASGGKVKNTLIWIDDKGAITQRYQKVHLFDVDIKDGPVLKESSSVEKGSEILSPFETPVGRVGLMICFDLRFPEISLALKRQNAQVITYPSAFTMPTGKAHWEPLLRARAIETQSYVIAAAQSGPHHEKRRSYGHSMIVSPWGEIVANLGEEYQEPQIAVADIDLDLVAKIKREMPLLRRTDVYPVV, from the exons ATGTCTGCCAACCTGGCCCAATGCCAGACTCTGGTCAGGAAAGCCGTTGCAGCCGGTGCCAAG GCACTGTTCCTGCCCGAGGCCTCGGACTATATAGGCTCATCGGCAGCAGAAACGGTTTCACTGGCTCGCTCCGTGGAAGACAGTGAATTCGTCCTCGGCTTGCAAAAAGAAGCCCAGCTAAAGAACCTCCACATCAATGTTGGAATTCATGAACCGGCCTCGGGAGGCAAAGTCAAAAACACGCTCATCTGGATTGATGATAAGGGAGCAATCACCCAACGCTACCAGAAAGTTCACTTATTTGACGTGGATATTAAAGATGGCCCAGTCCTGAAAGAGAGCTC GAGTGTGGAGAAAGGATCGGAAATATTGAGTCCCTTTGAAACGCCCGTGGGGCGTGTAGGACTGATGATATGCTTTGAT TTACGGTTCCCCGAAATCAGCCTTGCGCTGAAGCGTCAAAATGCTCAGGTTATTACGTATCCATCGGCATTCACAATGCCTACCGGCAAGGCTCACTGGGAGCCTCTCCTTCGAGCAAGAGCTATTGAGACGCAGTCCTACGTGATAGCGGCCGCGCAGTCAGGCCCTCATCACGAAAAGCGGCGCAGCTATGGACATTCGATGATTGTCAGCCCATGGGGTGAAATCGTTGCAAATCTGGGAGAAGAATACCAAGAGCCACAGATTGCTGTTGCCGACATAGATCTCGATCTTGTGGCGAAGATTAAGCGGGAGATGCCCTTGCTCAGGAGGACAGATGTATACCCGGTGGTGTAA
- a CDS encoding uncharacterized protein (ID:PFLUO_008958-T1.cds;~source:funannotate): MKSLRRDFSSNPQAANVSSKVFVRSTKSGKVQKIVRELYLRQDIPCSSKLCTICPSIAPADANGNIAPFVLSDRPAGTKAFPRGHYLVPDTNALLNGMDLFEHTGAFYDVVILQTVLEELRNQSLPLYNRLLALIKTDEKRFYLFFNEFRLETHIRREPDESINDRNDRAVRMVASWYGEHLRASSTKAKKEKAVPAIVVITDDKDNLRKAANEGVTALSLSDYVAGLEDSEKLLDMISEAREARDAKGSARGQMFYPEYYSMSKLTTELRAGTLHQGVYNVSPYNYLEGSVNVAAFDKPLLILGRDNSNRAIAGDVVVIEVLPQDQWKSPSTKIMDEEAVTRNDNPETEETEAVVTEKERKTLQEEVKKAHGKNFEGKPQPTAKVVGVIKRSWRQYVGHVDSNSTGAQAASGRRQQTIFVLPMDKRVPKIRVRTRQAGDLLGQRILVTIDSWSRDSRYPSGHFIRSLGELETKGAETEALLLEHDVQYKPFAKSILDCLPVEGHDWKVPASKEDKGWKGRRDLRDLLICSIDPPGCQDIDDALHARPLPNGNFEVGVHIADVSHFVKPNNPMDLEASVRGTTVYLVDKRIDMLPSLLGTDLCSLKPYVERYAFSVLWEVTPDAEIVSSDFTKSVIRSRDAFSYEQAQLRVDDSSQNDELTQSMRNLLKFSKILRQKRMDAGALNLASPEVRIETDNDEVGDPLADVKTKAMLETNSLVEEFMLLANITVASKIYDSYSQTALLRRHATPPPQNFEDLINQLSKKRNMELDVSSSRALADSLDRCVDPKNPFFNTLVRILATRCMTSAEYFCAGAHAEPEFRHYGLASPIYTHFTSPIRRYADLLVHRQLASAIGYEGEDGRAVIEGTSTRSKLEDICRNINYRHRNAQFAGRASIEYYVGQALKKRGENLATKGGDTGTDEEGYVMRVFENGVVVFVPRFGIEGVVRLEDFVLPGESGVRSIAERRELAVHRTTDFDNEEYTLRVQEKGHSEKERSVLVELFQKVQVNVNSVKEEGRGAGKRRVRILITKA; encoded by the exons ATGAAGAGCCTTCGGAGAGATTTCTCCTCAAACCCGCAGGCTGCAAATGTCTCCAGCAAAGTCTTCGTGAGGTCGACCAAAAGTGGAAAGGTGCAAAAGATTGTCCGCGAGCTCTACTTGCGACAGGATATTCCATGCTCTTCAAAGCTGTGCACGATATGCCCGTCAATAGCGCCGGCCGACGCCAATGGAAACA TTGCGCCGTTCGTCCTCTCCGATCGCCCCGCCGGCACCAAGGCCTTTCCACGCGGCCACTACCTCGTTCCCGATACGAATGCGCTATTGAATGGAATGGATCTTTTCGAGCATACGGGGGCATTTTATGATGTGGTCATTCTTCAGACCGTCCTCGAGGAGCTCCGGAATCAGTCGCTGCCGCTCTACAATCGCCTTCTTGCTTTGATCAAGACCGACGAAAAACGGTTCTACCTTTTCTTCAACGAGTTTCGCCTGGAAACCCATATTCGGAGAGAGCCAGATGAGTCGATCAACGACCGTAATGATCGTGCCGTGCGCATGGTGGCCAGTTGGTACGGAGAACATCTTCGCGCGTCATCGACAAaggcgaagaaagaaaaggcGGTGCCTGCAATTGTGGTCATCACCGATGACAAGGACAATCTCCGCAAAGCCGCGAATGAAGGTGTAACagccttgtccttgtctgACTATGTTGCCGGATTGGAGGACTCGGAGAAGCTGTTGGATATGATCAGTGAAGCTAGGGAAGCGCGGGATGCCAAGGGATCCGCTCGTGGGCAAATGTTCTATCCCGAATACTATTCAATGTCGAAACTCACGACTGAATTGCGAGCCGGGACTCTCCACCAGGGTGTCTACAACGTTTCACCTTACAACTACTTGGAGGGCTCGGTCAATGTTGCAGCTTTCGATAAACCGCTTCTCATTCTGGGCCGTGACAACAGCAACCGTGCGATCGCCGGTGATGTCGTTGTGATTGAAGTCCTTCCTCAAGACCAATGGAAGTCCCCCTCAACAAAgatcatggacgaggaagcgGTGACCCGAAACGACAATCCAGAAACCGAGGAGACCGAGGCTGTGGTCACGGAAAAAGAGCGCAAAACTCTTCAGGAGGAGGTAAAGAAGGCCCACGGCAAGAATTTCGAGGGCAAGCCGCAACCAACTGCCAAAGTCGTTGGTGTCATCAAGCGCAGCTGGCGTCAATATGTGGGACATGTGGATTCGAACTCAACCGGGGCCCAGGCCGCTTCGGGTCGACGGCAACAAACCATCTTTGTGCTACCTATGGACAAGCGGGTGCCTAAGATCCGGGTGCGCACTAGGCAAGCCGGTGATCTACTCGGCCAGCGCATTCTCGTTACCATTGATTCTTGGAGCCGCGATTCTCGTTATCCGAGCGGTCACTTCATCCGTTCTCTGGGAGAGTTGGAGACGAAAGGTGCCGAAACGGAGGCTCTACTCCTAGAACATGACGTTCAGTACAAGCCATTTGCCAAATCCATTCTGGATTGTCTGCCTGTGGAGGGACACGATTGGAAGGTGCCTGCATCCAAGGAGGATAAAGGCTGGAAAGGGAGGCGAGATCTCCGAGACCTTCTTATCTGCAGTATCGATCCGCCGGGCTGTCAGGATATCGATGATGCCTTGCACGCACGGCCGCTCCCCAACGGAAACTTCGAAGTTGGTGTTCATATTGCAGACGTGTCGCACTTTGTTAAGCCGAACAACCCAATGGACCTTGAGGCGAGTGTTCGCGGAACCACGGTCTATCTCGTCGACAAACGTATCGACATGCTTCCGTCGCTACTGGGCACAGACTTGTGTTCCCTCAAGCCCTATGTGGAGCGCTATGCTTTCTCGGTTCTCTGGGAGGTGACACCAGATGCGGAGATTGTGTCTTCAGACTTCACCAAATCGGTCATCCGTTCACGCGATGCCTTCAGCTACGAACAGGCACAGCTGCGCGTCGACGACTCATCACAGAATGATGAGCTGACCCAAAGCATGCGCAATCTTCTGAAGTTTTCCAAGATCCTCCGTCAGAAGCGTATGGATGCGGGCGCTTTGAATCTTGCGTCTCCGGAGGTCCGCATCGAGACAGATaatgatgaagttggtgATCCTCTGGCAGATGTCAAAACCAAAGCCATGCTCGAGACAAACAGTCTGGTCGAGGAGTTCATGCTTCTCGCCAACATCACTGTTGCGTCTAAGATCTACGACTCTTATTCGCAGACAGCCTTACTCCGTCGCCACGCTACTCCCCCACCACAGAATTTCGAAGACCTCATCAACCAATTGTCGAAGAAGCGGAACATGGAGCTCGATGTTTCTAGTTCCAGGGCCCTTGCCGACTCTCTCGACCGCTGCGTTGATCCTAAGAATCCTTTTTTCAACACTCTCGTCCGTATCCTCGCAACCCGATGCATGACCTCTGCCGAATACTTCTGCGCTGGGGCGCACGCCGAGCCTGAATTCCGTCACTATGGTCTGGCATCGCCTATCTATACCCACTTCACCTCGCCGATCCGGCGATATGCCGACCTGCTCGTCCACCGACAACTCGCCTCTGCTATTGGCTATGAGGGCGAAGACGGACGTGCCGTCATCGAAGGAACCAGCACGCGCAGCAAGCTTGAAGACATCTGCCGCAACATCAACTATCGACACCGCAATGCACAGTTTGCCGGCCGTGCCAGTATCGAATACTACGTGGGTCAGGCGCTCAAGAAGCGCGGTGAGAATTTGGCTACCAAGGGCGGCGACACGGGCACTGACGAAGAAGGGTATGTGATGCGCGTGTTCGAGAACGGTGTCGTTGTCTTCGTTCCGCGTTTCGGTATTGAGGGCGTGGTTCGTCTCGAGGACTTTGTGCTTCCCGGTGAATCTGGCGTCCGATCCATTGCGGAAAGACGCGAGCTGGCTGTGCATCGCACGACAGACTTTGATAATGAGGAGTACACCCTCCGAGTCCAAGAGAAGGGTCACTCGGAGAAAGAGCGAAGCGTGCTCGTGGAACTCTTCCAAAAGGTTCAAGTCAATGTCAACTCGGTCAAGGAAGAAGGCCGTGGGGCTGGCAAGAGACGGGTGCGGATCTTGATCACTAAAGCATGA